The following are encoded in a window of Halosolutus halophilus genomic DNA:
- the glnA gene encoding type I glutamate--ammonia ligase, with protein MTSGNITGAERAVLDEIEEKDISFLRLQFTDILGTVKNVSVPARQAEKAFTEGIYFDGSSIEGFVRIQESDMRLVPDPDTFAILPWRQKEDGASARMICDVYDTSTGDPFEGDPRYVLKQALDRAHEMGYTVNAAPEPEFFLFEEDEEGRATTETNDAGGYFDLAPKDLASDVRRDIIYGLEDMGFEVEASHHEVAQGQHEINFTYDDALATADNVGTFRTVVRAIAAQHDYHATFMPKPIPKINGSGMHTHLSLFTEDGENAFHDDDDEFNLSETAHSFLAGILEHAPAITAVANPTVNSYKRLVPGYEAPVYVAWSDRNRSALIRKPAARVPAASRIELRSPDPSCNPYLAIAVMIHAGLDGIEKDLEAPDPVRENIYEFDEQKREEYGIETLPSNLGAAVDALEEDEAIYEALGDHVAPKFVEAKRQEFEEYLVDVSQWELDRYLETF; from the coding sequence ATGACAAGCGGAAACATCACTGGGGCCGAGCGGGCCGTACTGGACGAAATCGAGGAAAAAGATATCAGTTTCCTCCGACTGCAGTTTACCGACATTCTGGGGACGGTCAAGAACGTCTCGGTGCCGGCCCGCCAGGCCGAGAAGGCATTTACCGAGGGCATCTACTTCGACGGCTCTTCGATCGAAGGCTTCGTGCGCATTCAGGAATCGGACATGCGCCTCGTGCCGGACCCGGACACCTTCGCGATTCTCCCCTGGCGGCAGAAAGAAGACGGGGCTTCGGCCCGGATGATCTGTGACGTCTACGACACCTCGACGGGCGACCCCTTCGAGGGCGATCCGCGCTACGTGCTCAAACAGGCGCTCGATCGCGCCCACGAGATGGGCTACACGGTCAACGCCGCGCCCGAACCGGAGTTCTTCCTGTTCGAGGAGGACGAGGAGGGTCGTGCGACCACCGAGACCAACGACGCCGGCGGATACTTCGATCTCGCCCCGAAAGACCTCGCCTCAGACGTTCGCCGCGATATCATCTACGGGCTCGAGGATATGGGATTCGAAGTCGAGGCCAGCCACCACGAGGTCGCCCAGGGGCAACACGAGATCAACTTCACCTACGACGACGCGCTCGCGACGGCGGACAACGTCGGTACCTTCCGCACCGTCGTCCGTGCCATCGCCGCCCAGCACGACTACCACGCGACGTTCATGCCCAAGCCGATTCCGAAGATCAACGGCTCGGGGATGCACACCCACCTCTCGCTGTTCACGGAGGACGGTGAGAACGCGTTCCACGACGATGACGACGAGTTCAACCTGAGCGAGACCGCTCACTCGTTCCTCGCGGGCATCCTCGAACACGCACCGGCGATCACCGCGGTCGCGAACCCGACGGTCAACAGCTACAAGCGCCTGGTGCCGGGCTACGAGGCACCCGTCTACGTCGCCTGGTCCGACCGGAACCGATCGGCGCTGATCCGGAAGCCGGCCGCCCGCGTCCCGGCGGCCTCCCGGATCGAACTCCGCTCGCCCGATCCGTCCTGTAACCCCTACCTCGCCATCGCCGTCATGATCCACGCCGGACTGGACGGCATCGAGAAGGACCTCGAGGCCCCCGATCCGGTCCGCGAGAACATCTACGAGTTCGACGAACAGAAACGCGAGGAGTACGGCATCGAGACGCTGCCGTCGAACCTGGGCGCGGCCGTCGACGCCCTCGAGGAAGACGAGGCCATCTACGAGGCGCTCGGCGACCACGTCGCACCCAAGTTCGTCGAGGCCAAGCGCCAGGAGTTCGAGGAGTACCTCGTCGACGTCTCTCAGTGGGAACTCGATCGCTACCTCGAG
- the lrp gene encoding HTH-type transcriptional regulator Lrp, giving the protein MTYENLDAKLVNALLGDGRASLRSLAEELDVSVTTVSNHLSDLEEQGVIEGYTPRVDYDAVGYDVTAVIQLQVEGNALPDITDTLREHRQMTSVYEVTGDYDVIAIGKFRDTDGMNDQIKQLLTDPDIKASNTSVVLNAVSENEQFELDVEET; this is encoded by the coding sequence ATGACGTACGAAAATCTCGACGCAAAGCTAGTGAATGCACTCCTTGGCGACGGCCGAGCGAGCCTCCGCAGCCTCGCCGAGGAGCTCGACGTGTCCGTGACGACGGTCTCGAACCACCTCTCGGATCTCGAGGAACAGGGCGTAATCGAAGGGTACACGCCGCGTGTGGACTACGACGCCGTCGGTTACGACGTGACCGCCGTCATCCAGCTCCAGGTCGAAGGGAACGCTCTGCCGGACATCACGGATACGCTCCGCGAGCACCGACAGATGACCAGCGTCTACGAGGTGACCGGCGACTACGACGTGATCGCGATCGGTAAGTTCAGGGACACCGACGGAATGAACGATCAGATCAAACAGTTGCTGACCGACCCGGATATCAAGGCCTCGAACACCAGCGTCGTCCTCAACGCGGTCAGTGAAAACGAACAGTTCGAACTCGACGTCGAAGAGACCTGA
- a CDS encoding ABC transporter ATP-binding protein has protein sequence MSTHDDETPFDAYREAVDRPLTRLFREYGPGRLGWFASGMVANFVARMASLVPPLLLGVAIDAIFVGEGAFELPLVPGGWLPTARMAQFWFTIVAIAGSFLVVALCTWIYGVTANLFAHGVMHAVRVDCFEKMQRLDMTFFDDKETGEVMAVLNNDTQNLERFLDDALMNSARLLVMVGGIAGVLMYLNWHLAVVALVAVPAMAAFTVWFMRAVEPRYVRQRAAVGALNTRLENSISGVSLTKTTNSEAHEIGRVRQASRRLYEDTMAILRLSYVYRPGMELLAGLAFAATFLVGGLWLATGTAPGPLTGELSVGDFVVFLFLTQRIVDPLAEVSTIVDQYENANASSERVFGLMDVPAHVDDPDDPVDVTPVEGRVTYDDVSFSYAESEGRVDDGADAAFDESVVDDVSFEAAPGETIAFVGPTGAGKSTLCKLLLRLYDVRDGSIRIDGHDVRDVALSDLRSAVGYVSQDTFLFDGTIADNVRYGHFDASDEAVREAATAAQAHEFVADLPDGYDTRVGERGVKLSGGQRQRIALSRAVLADPEVLILDEATSAVDTKTELRIQQSIDRLTDDRTTLAIAHRLSTVKDADAILVLEDGAVVERGDHETLLAADGRYAQLWRAQAGDRETAAETLVDGSG, from the coding sequence GTGAGTACGCACGATGACGAGACCCCGTTCGACGCCTACCGCGAGGCCGTCGATCGACCGCTCACGCGACTCTTCCGCGAGTACGGGCCCGGTCGCCTCGGCTGGTTCGCGTCGGGGATGGTCGCCAACTTCGTCGCACGGATGGCGAGTCTCGTGCCGCCGCTGTTGCTCGGGGTTGCCATCGACGCCATCTTCGTCGGCGAGGGGGCGTTCGAACTGCCACTCGTGCCCGGCGGGTGGCTCCCAACGGCCCGGATGGCCCAGTTCTGGTTCACCATCGTCGCGATCGCGGGGTCGTTCCTCGTCGTCGCGCTCTGTACCTGGATCTACGGGGTCACCGCGAACCTGTTCGCCCACGGCGTGATGCACGCGGTGCGGGTCGACTGCTTCGAGAAGATGCAGCGCCTGGACATGACCTTCTTCGACGACAAGGAGACCGGGGAGGTCATGGCCGTTCTCAACAACGACACCCAGAATCTGGAGCGATTCCTCGACGACGCGCTCATGAACTCCGCGCGCTTGCTGGTGATGGTCGGGGGCATCGCCGGGGTACTGATGTATCTCAACTGGCACCTCGCCGTCGTCGCCCTCGTCGCCGTGCCGGCGATGGCCGCGTTTACGGTCTGGTTCATGCGCGCCGTCGAACCCCGGTACGTCCGCCAGCGCGCCGCAGTGGGGGCGCTCAACACCCGCCTCGAGAACAGCATCTCGGGCGTCTCGCTGACGAAGACGACCAACAGCGAGGCCCACGAGATCGGTCGCGTACGCCAGGCCTCGCGGCGGCTCTACGAGGACACGATGGCCATTCTCCGGCTCTCGTACGTCTATCGGCCCGGTATGGAACTGCTCGCGGGGCTCGCCTTCGCCGCGACCTTCCTCGTCGGCGGCCTCTGGCTCGCGACGGGGACCGCGCCGGGACCGCTCACCGGCGAGCTGTCGGTCGGCGACTTCGTCGTCTTTCTCTTCCTGACCCAGCGGATCGTCGACCCGCTCGCCGAAGTCTCGACCATCGTCGACCAGTACGAGAACGCCAACGCCTCGAGCGAGCGCGTTTTCGGGTTGATGGACGTCCCGGCCCACGTCGATGATCCCGACGACCCGGTCGACGTCACGCCCGTCGAGGGGCGGGTCACGTACGACGACGTCTCCTTCAGCTACGCGGAGAGCGAGGGCCGCGTGGACGACGGGGCGGACGCGGCGTTCGACGAATCCGTCGTCGACGACGTCTCCTTCGAGGCCGCACCTGGCGAGACGATAGCGTTCGTCGGACCGACCGGGGCGGGGAAGTCCACGCTGTGCAAACTCCTGCTCAGACTGTACGACGTCCGGGACGGTTCGATCCGGATCGACGGCCACGACGTTCGCGACGTGGCGCTGTCGGATCTCCGGTCGGCCGTCGGCTACGTCAGCCAGGACACGTTCCTCTTCGACGGGACGATCGCCGACAACGTCCGGTACGGGCACTTCGACGCGTCCGACGAGGCGGTGCGCGAGGCCGCGACGGCCGCCCAGGCCCACGAGTTCGTCGCCGATCTCCCGGACGGCTACGACACGCGCGTCGGCGAACGCGGCGTCAAGCTTTCCGGCGGGCAGCGCCAGCGAATCGCCCTCTCCCGGGCCGTTCTCGCCGATCCCGAGGTGTTGATCCTCGACGAGGCGACGAGTGCGGTCGACACGAAGACCGAACTCCGGATCCAGCAGTCGATCGATCGCCTGACCGACGATCGCACGACGCTGGCGATCGCCCACCGGCTCTCGACGGTCAAAGACGCCGACGCGATCCTCGTGCTGGAAGACGGAGCGGTCGTCGAACGCGGGGATCACGAGACGCTGCTGGCCGCCGACGGCCGCTACGCACAGCTGTGGCGTGCACAGGCGGGCGATCGGGAGACGGCGGCCGAGACGCTCGTAGACGGCTCCGGCTGA